Proteins encoded in a region of the Corallococcus caeni genome:
- a CDS encoding DUF5985 family protein — MLKTLLDGAVMMAYLACALFFLRFYLQSKDRLFALFSLAFTLMGLHNVLGTVVGPDLDTERIHYLFVVRLVAYLLILGAIWDKNRAGRKPR, encoded by the coding sequence ATGCTGAAGACCCTGCTCGATGGCGCGGTGATGATGGCGTACCTCGCGTGCGCCCTGTTCTTCCTGCGCTTCTACCTCCAGTCGAAGGACCGGCTGTTCGCGCTGTTCTCCCTGGCCTTCACGTTGATGGGCTTGCACAACGTGCTGGGCACGGTGGTGGGGCCGGACCTGGACACGGAGCGCATCCACTACCTGTTCGTCGTGCGCCTGGTGGCCTACCTGCTCATCCTGGGGGCCATCTGGGACAAGAACCGTGCGGGGCGCAAGCCGCGGTGA
- a CDS encoding GAF domain-containing sensor histidine kinase: MPESSIEPSTEPAGEPPPTSAVQTNDAVSAPSHGGVDASVSAAEAVASAVAVTHEASSSAREAVSLGTRGGAAVNVMDPQGGVPAASVEGVPPRTGGPSASAEEGRFAFLARAGEVLASSLDEPTVLRQLAQLVVPGLADWCAVDVVTPSQQVVRRAAAHRDPALAPFVYAIAERWPLRADGAQGVAHVLGTGLPRLIPDLSEPQVQEAVARGNAALGEAWRLGCRSVIQVPLEARGRVLGCLSLISGTAGRFGECDLELARELARRAALSLDNALLYGEARQAQARTARLQAVTAALSRAASEDAVAQVLAREVWEASGATRVAVLALEEDGRMRPLRVLGYSEEALASFTRPPDRSASKGSPELRREAGWFSTLEEFIACHPRDAELARRQGQGARAVVPLWGETRVRGLLLLAWPEPRVFPAAERSFLEALAHQCAQALERAALYEALRERTERLRQALVTGDMGTWRLDLVRGRELRDAALNHMLGLAAVDSVVPVGDTLERLHPEDRPHVEAEFHRFQREAPGFFELEFRVLRRDGARWMHSVGQSFAGPDGKVTELTGAMADVTRRKEAEERLQLLLDASRVLALRLDDVEEALPQVARLVVDHVATGCLVDLSAPDGTLRQVAAAHRMAGHDALLRSPPGRARRASHPALQCFRTGEVCFLSRLDLQLRDEVFATDAQRPLVQSLSPTSALSVPLRARGRTLGVITLFTADPQRTLVAADVTMAEELALRVSVALENARLFHDAQSAVRLRDEFLSVASHELKTPLTSLILQHNLIARALEVAGTQGPVTGKLNTAQRQVHRLTALVDNLLDVSRLSLGKLALERAEVDLAQLTRDAVERLEDVFTQARCPLRLELPRTLTGQWDSLRLDQVLVNLLTNAAKYGAGHPVTVRAGVDASDEAWLEVRDEGIGIEADALPRLFGRFERAVSERHYGGLGLGLYISRQIVEALGGRIDVDSQPGQGATFTLRLPRNMTFSAAAP; this comes from the coding sequence ATGCCCGAATCATCCATCGAGCCTTCGACCGAGCCTGCCGGTGAGCCACCGCCGACGTCCGCTGTCCAGACGAACGACGCGGTCTCCGCGCCTTCCCATGGTGGCGTGGACGCGTCCGTGAGCGCGGCGGAGGCGGTCGCCTCCGCCGTCGCCGTCACGCACGAGGCGTCCTCCTCCGCCAGGGAGGCCGTGTCGCTGGGGACGCGGGGCGGGGCGGCGGTGAATGTCATGGACCCCCAGGGGGGCGTCCCCGCCGCGTCCGTGGAGGGCGTCCCGCCGCGGACGGGCGGGCCGTCCGCCTCCGCGGAGGAGGGCCGCTTCGCGTTCCTGGCCCGCGCGGGCGAGGTGCTGGCGTCGTCGCTGGATGAACCCACGGTGCTGCGCCAGCTGGCGCAGCTGGTGGTGCCGGGGCTGGCGGACTGGTGCGCGGTGGACGTCGTCACGCCTTCGCAGCAGGTGGTGCGCCGGGCCGCGGCGCACCGGGACCCCGCGCTCGCGCCCTTCGTGTATGCCATCGCGGAGCGCTGGCCCCTGCGTGCGGACGGCGCCCAGGGCGTGGCCCACGTGCTGGGCACCGGCCTGCCCCGCCTCATCCCGGACCTGTCCGAACCCCAGGTCCAGGAGGCGGTGGCGCGCGGGAACGCGGCCTTGGGAGAAGCGTGGCGCCTGGGCTGCCGCTCCGTGATCCAGGTGCCGCTGGAGGCGCGGGGGCGGGTGCTGGGGTGTCTGTCATTGATCTCCGGCACCGCCGGCCGCTTTGGCGAGTGCGACCTCGAGCTGGCGCGCGAGCTGGCCCGCAGGGCGGCGCTGTCGCTGGACAACGCGCTCCTGTACGGCGAGGCCCGTCAGGCCCAGGCGCGCACGGCGCGGTTGCAGGCGGTGACGGCGGCCCTGTCCCGCGCGGCCAGCGAGGACGCGGTGGCGCAGGTGCTGGCGCGCGAGGTGTGGGAGGCGAGCGGCGCCACGCGCGTCGCGGTGCTGGCCCTGGAAGAGGACGGCCGGATGCGCCCGCTGCGGGTGCTGGGCTACTCCGAGGAGGCGCTGGCCTCGTTCACCCGGCCGCCGGACCGGTCCGCCTCCAAGGGGTCCCCGGAGCTCCGGCGCGAAGCGGGGTGGTTCTCCACGCTGGAGGAGTTCATCGCGTGCCACCCGCGGGACGCGGAGCTGGCGCGCCGCCAGGGGCAGGGGGCGCGCGCGGTGGTGCCGCTGTGGGGTGAGACGCGCGTGCGCGGCCTGCTGCTGCTCGCGTGGCCGGAGCCGCGCGTCTTCCCGGCCGCGGAGCGCTCGTTCCTGGAGGCGCTGGCGCACCAGTGCGCGCAGGCGCTGGAGCGGGCCGCGCTCTACGAAGCGCTGCGCGAGCGCACGGAGCGGCTGCGGCAGGCGCTGGTGACCGGCGACATGGGCACCTGGCGGCTGGACCTGGTGCGCGGCCGGGAGCTGCGCGACGCGGCGCTCAACCACATGCTGGGCCTTGCGGCCGTGGACTCGGTGGTGCCGGTGGGGGACACGCTGGAGCGGCTGCATCCGGAGGACCGGCCGCACGTGGAGGCGGAGTTCCACCGCTTCCAGCGCGAGGCGCCGGGCTTCTTCGAGCTGGAGTTCCGCGTCCTGCGCCGCGACGGCGCGCGCTGGATGCACAGCGTGGGACAGTCCTTCGCCGGGCCGGACGGGAAGGTGACGGAGCTCACCGGCGCGATGGCGGACGTCACCCGGCGCAAGGAGGCCGAGGAGCGTCTGCAATTGCTGCTGGACGCCAGCCGCGTGCTGGCGCTGCGCCTGGACGACGTGGAGGAGGCGCTGCCCCAGGTGGCGCGGCTGGTGGTGGACCACGTGGCCACCGGCTGCCTGGTGGACCTGTCCGCGCCGGACGGCACCCTGCGCCAGGTGGCGGCGGCCCACCGCATGGCCGGACACGACGCGCTGCTGAGGTCCCCGCCGGGGAGGGCCCGGAGGGCCTCGCACCCGGCGCTCCAGTGCTTCCGGACGGGCGAGGTCTGCTTCCTGTCGCGCCTGGACCTCCAGCTGCGCGACGAGGTCTTCGCGACCGACGCGCAACGCCCGCTGGTGCAGAGCCTGTCGCCCACGTCCGCGCTGTCGGTGCCGCTGCGCGCGCGCGGCCGCACGCTGGGCGTCATCACGCTGTTCACCGCGGACCCGCAGCGCACGCTGGTGGCCGCGGACGTGACGATGGCGGAGGAGCTGGCGCTGCGGGTGAGCGTGGCGCTGGAGAACGCGCGCCTGTTCCACGACGCCCAGTCCGCGGTGCGGCTGCGCGACGAGTTCCTCTCCGTGGCGAGCCACGAGCTGAAGACGCCGCTCACCAGCCTCATCCTCCAGCACAACCTCATTGCCCGGGCGCTGGAGGTCGCGGGCACGCAGGGGCCCGTCACCGGGAAGCTCAACACCGCGCAGCGGCAGGTGCACCGGCTGACGGCGCTGGTGGACAACCTGCTGGACGTGAGCCGACTGTCATTGGGCAAGCTGGCGCTGGAGCGCGCGGAGGTGGACCTGGCGCAGCTGACGCGCGACGCGGTGGAGCGGCTGGAGGACGTGTTCACCCAGGCGCGGTGTCCGCTGAGGCTGGAGCTGCCGCGCACGCTGACGGGCCAGTGGGACTCGCTGCGCTTGGACCAGGTGCTGGTGAACCTGCTCACCAACGCGGCGAAGTATGGCGCGGGCCACCCGGTGACGGTGCGCGCGGGCGTGGATGCCAGCGACGAGGCCTGGCTGGAGGTGCGCGACGAGGGCATCGGCATCGAAGCGGACGCGCTGCCGCGCCTCTTCGGCCGCTTCGAGCGCGCCGTGAGCGAGCGGCACTACGGCGGCCTGGGGCTGGGGCTCTACATCAGCCGGCAGATTGTAGAGGCGCTGGGCGGCCGCATCGACGTGGACAGCCAGCCGGGGCAGGGCGCCACCTTCACGCTGCGCCTGCCCCGGAACATGACCTTCAGTGCCGCGGCCCCTTGA
- a CDS encoding aldo/keto reductase, with protein sequence MRTTSLPRFTPRRPLGRTGFTATAVGIGDLADRSVPRESLIATLVRALDAGLNVIDTAPGYEDGLSEEVVGEALRGRREGVFVIDKVDVLDAPVAPQVEDSLRRLGLPSVDLFALHAVKSLAQWEALARPGGALEQLEACVAKGQARFRGISCHHPDALVAAVRSGRCDVVMFPLGPFVDARYVEQVLPLARAHGVGVVSFKTFGAGKLLGDTEGYGRPLQARPRGKVGSGGEARDTPALPHLSVEECVRYTLTLDPDVMLLGMGFPNEQDAALQAAAAFGPLDAAGLQAVRERAHAAIQDKGEVWWNPPSPDVTAG encoded by the coding sequence ATGCGCACGACCTCGCTTCCCCGCTTTACCCCGCGCCGTCCGTTGGGGCGCACGGGCTTCACCGCGACGGCGGTGGGCATTGGCGACCTGGCGGACCGCTCGGTGCCGCGCGAGTCGCTGATCGCCACGCTCGTGCGCGCGCTGGACGCGGGGCTCAACGTCATCGACACCGCGCCCGGCTACGAGGACGGCCTGAGCGAGGAGGTGGTGGGGGAGGCGCTGCGCGGCCGTCGCGAGGGCGTGTTCGTCATCGACAAGGTGGACGTGCTGGACGCGCCGGTGGCGCCGCAGGTGGAGGACTCCCTGCGGCGGCTGGGCTTGCCGTCGGTGGACCTGTTCGCGCTGCACGCGGTGAAGTCGCTGGCGCAATGGGAGGCGCTGGCCCGGCCGGGCGGCGCGCTGGAGCAACTGGAGGCGTGCGTGGCGAAGGGCCAGGCGCGCTTCAGGGGCATCTCCTGCCACCACCCGGACGCGCTGGTGGCGGCGGTGCGCTCCGGGCGGTGTGACGTGGTGATGTTCCCGCTGGGGCCGTTCGTGGACGCGCGCTACGTGGAGCAGGTGCTGCCCCTGGCGCGTGCGCACGGCGTGGGCGTGGTGTCCTTCAAGACGTTCGGCGCGGGCAAGCTGCTGGGGGACACGGAGGGCTATGGCCGGCCGCTCCAGGCGCGTCCGCGCGGCAAGGTGGGCTCCGGCGGCGAGGCGCGGGACACGCCGGCGCTGCCGCACCTGTCGGTGGAGGAGTGCGTGCGCTACACGCTCACGTTGGATCCGGACGTGATGTTGCTGGGGATGGGCTTCCCGAACGAACAGGACGCCGCGCTCCAGGCGGCCGCGGCCTTCGGGCCCCTGGACGCGGCCGGGCTCCAGGCGGTGCGCGAGCGGGCGCACGCGGCCATCCAGGACAAGGGCGAGGTGTGGTGGAATCCGCCTTCACCGGACGTCACGGCGGGCTGA
- a CDS encoding DUF5985 family protein gives MAEVVYILCALTSAACAVLLLRAWRRTRMKLLLYSGLCFSVLTVNNVLLFVDLVLIPAGDLSLARTLASLAGGSVLLFGLIWDVS, from the coding sequence ATGGCTGAGGTGGTCTACATCCTGTGCGCGTTGACGAGCGCGGCGTGCGCGGTGCTGCTGTTGAGGGCCTGGCGGCGCACGCGGATGAAGCTGCTGCTCTACAGCGGCCTGTGCTTCTCCGTCCTGACGGTGAACAACGTGCTGCTCTTCGTGGATCTGGTGCTCATCCCGGCCGGAGACCTGTCGCTGGCGCGCACCCTCGCGTCGCTCGCGGGGGGCAGCGTGCTGCTCTTCGGCCTCATCTGGGACGTGTCCTGA